Proteins from one Leptonema illini DSM 21528 genomic window:
- a CDS encoding M17 family metallopeptidase yields the protein MPTRLQSVSASSGSFSDLLKAKPGALAVLPVFQSESDEPEPSFVLNAQLNELQQLTGLDLPAFLKGEGFNGAAASSVYLSSPSLSNPMLFVGLGKSSKARPYRLHKAFAKAFASIQRKDLPAMIATLQPTIDSGSNLTLESGSTNGSAAYQVGLQLICAAGDYCYHSREAKEPGKALSELLLHGSASDLASLPDFGLATARARASAMDLVNMPANIKRTTTLVDEARTLESQGIAVRIEDDVKWISEQMPCFFEVAKGSLATDPPKWITATYKPATDVRHRIALIGKSVIFDTGGYQVKPDPYMNTMKADMTGGATVLSVLREIAALKLPNVEVTAYLAATPNKIDSDAMIPDSIVNTSSGKKVEIRHTDAEGRLTLIDAVTQAERENPDLLFTIATLTGSASRAVGPRIALMATDTQWRDRFAASCERHGEPCQTLDIVEEDFEDIKSKLDGADINNTGHEKYRGAQTAAAFVFSGLKKSDRPLLHLDVAGGDMTSEEKATGIAVRGLMGFLRELSQG from the coding sequence ATGCCCACTCGCCTTCAATCCGTCAGCGCCTCCTCCGGTTCCTTCTCTGATCTGCTCAAAGCAAAGCCCGGCGCCCTTGCCGTGCTGCCCGTCTTTCAGTCCGAATCGGACGAGCCCGAACCCTCTTTCGTGCTCAATGCACAGTTGAATGAACTGCAACAGCTCACCGGCCTTGATCTTCCCGCCTTTTTGAAAGGCGAGGGCTTTAATGGAGCGGCCGCCTCTTCGGTGTACCTCAGCTCGCCCTCCCTTTCCAATCCCATGCTCTTTGTCGGCCTCGGCAAATCGAGCAAGGCCCGCCCTTACCGGCTGCATAAGGCCTTCGCGAAGGCCTTTGCCTCCATTCAACGTAAAGATCTTCCCGCTATGATCGCCACGCTGCAGCCGACGATTGATTCCGGTTCGAACCTGACATTGGAATCCGGCTCGACGAACGGTTCTGCGGCCTATCAGGTCGGATTGCAGCTTATCTGCGCGGCCGGCGACTATTGCTATCATTCACGCGAGGCAAAGGAGCCAGGCAAAGCGTTATCCGAACTTCTGCTTCACGGAAGCGCAAGCGATCTCGCTTCTCTGCCCGACTTCGGCCTTGCGACGGCGCGAGCACGGGCATCAGCCATGGATCTCGTAAACATGCCGGCGAACATCAAGCGCACAACGACGCTTGTCGACGAGGCGCGTACGCTTGAAAGTCAGGGCATCGCCGTTCGTATCGAAGACGACGTGAAATGGATCAGCGAACAGATGCCCTGCTTCTTCGAAGTGGCGAAAGGATCGCTTGCAACCGACCCTCCGAAGTGGATCACGGCCACGTATAAGCCGGCGACCGATGTACGGCACCGCATCGCCCTGATCGGCAAGAGCGTGATCTTCGATACGGGCGGCTATCAGGTGAAGCCCGATCCTTACATGAACACGATGAAGGCCGATATGACGGGCGGCGCCACCGTGCTTTCCGTTTTACGAGAGATCGCCGCTCTGAAGCTGCCGAACGTCGAGGTAACGGCGTATCTGGCGGCCACTCCGAATAAGATCGATTCCGACGCGATGATTCCCGACTCCATCGTGAACACGTCGAGCGGCAAAAAAGTCGAGATACGACATACGGACGCCGAAGGGCGCCTGACGCTGATCGACGCCGTCACGCAGGCGGAGCGCGAGAATCCCGATCTGCTTTTCACGATCGCTACGTTAACCGGCTCCGCTTCGCGCGCCGTCGGACCACGCATCGCCCTCATGGCCACCGATACGCAGTGGCGCGATCGCTTCGCCGCCTCGTGCGAACGTCACGGAGAACCCTGTCAGACGCTTGATATCGTCGAAGAGGATTTCGAAGACATCAAAAGCAAGCTTGACGGCGCCGATATCAACAACACCGGTCATGAAAAGTATCGCGGAGCGCAGACGGCGGCCGCTTTCGTTTTCTCGGGATTAAAGAAATCCGACAGGCCTCTTCTTCATCTCGACGTTGCCGGCGGCGACATGACGTCTGAAGAAAAGGCTACGGGCATCGCCGTTCGCGGGCTGATGGGCTTCTTACGTGAGCTATCGCAGGGTTAA
- the recG gene encoding ATP-dependent DNA helicase RecG: MPRSFSEVPVDLVKGVGEAKKKALLQEAIATVEDLLYYLPRRYLDRSVREMVFLEEGPATLVVQVKSSFLAHGKRSRLMAQVRTLQGHPLTLVFFHGVNFYRYALKADAYLAVSGRLEKFGGGFQMVHPELETLDSADMEGAIHSGRIVPLYPGNDRLKKASLDSRGMRRLIDAAFQAPTLFDVPELFPESIRKKHGFQGRRWALEQIHFPESEESLAEAIRHLKYEELFLFGALMHRKQELRRRFTRELWPLPYGKSALFQQLILNLPFELTAAQKKAIETIVTGCQRDSMAAYLLQGDVGSGKTLVAFALALHYIENNCQVALMAPTEILARQHFRTLSTLPGMLPGVHMEILTAADTKKSRELTIDRIKRGDANLIIGTHSLIEPSVEFESLGLVIIDEQHRFGVEQRELLRRKGKNPDLIAMTATPIPRSLCLTVFADLEPVLLKEKPAGRKPIKTMWLTEERRKGMYQSIRNHVSKGRQCYIVFPVIDESEKLDLRAATDACEELRTAIFPEFKVELLHGKMKGPDRERVMNEFRAGRVQILVSTTVIEVGVDVPNATIMVIEHADRFGISQLHQLRGRVGRGSEESFCVLMSDSTTDSARERLQALVDSEDGFALAEVDLRLRGPGELLGLKQHGLPGFKLADFVKDRTLVEISYEDARTGGDLTEAAVQAIRHRFEEGVIVFPN, translated from the coding sequence ATGCCCCGCTCCTTCTCTGAAGTACCGGTAGATCTTGTAAAAGGAGTCGGAGAAGCGAAAAAAAAGGCCCTGCTGCAAGAGGCCATCGCCACCGTTGAAGATCTTCTCTATTATCTGCCGCGACGATATCTTGATCGGTCCGTGCGCGAGATGGTCTTTCTTGAAGAAGGTCCGGCGACGCTTGTGGTGCAGGTAAAGTCAAGCTTTCTCGCACATGGCAAGCGTTCGCGTCTGATGGCGCAGGTGCGTACGTTACAGGGGCATCCGCTGACGCTTGTATTCTTTCACGGCGTGAACTTCTACCGTTATGCTCTGAAGGCCGACGCCTATCTCGCCGTGTCCGGTCGCCTTGAGAAATTCGGCGGCGGATTTCAGATGGTGCATCCGGAGCTTGAAACGCTCGACTCCGCCGATATGGAAGGGGCGATTCACTCCGGCCGCATCGTGCCGCTTTATCCGGGTAACGATCGGTTGAAGAAGGCGTCGCTCGACAGCCGCGGAATGCGTCGTCTCATCGATGCAGCGTTTCAAGCGCCGACGCTTTTCGACGTACCCGAACTTTTTCCCGAATCCATCCGCAAGAAGCACGGATTTCAGGGGCGACGATGGGCGCTTGAGCAGATTCATTTTCCGGAATCCGAAGAATCGTTAGCCGAGGCGATACGGCATCTGAAATACGAAGAGCTCTTTCTTTTCGGAGCGCTGATGCATCGCAAACAGGAGCTGCGCCGTCGCTTCACCCGCGAGCTCTGGCCCCTGCCTTACGGCAAGAGCGCCCTGTTCCAGCAGCTCATCCTCAACCTGCCGTTCGAGTTAACCGCAGCGCAGAAAAAAGCCATCGAGACGATCGTGACCGGATGCCAGCGCGATTCGATGGCGGCGTATCTTTTACAGGGGGACGTCGGCTCGGGCAAGACGCTTGTGGCCTTCGCGCTCGCCCTGCATTACATCGAGAACAACTGTCAGGTGGCGCTGATGGCTCCGACTGAGATTCTCGCACGACAGCACTTTCGTACGCTGTCGACGCTGCCCGGCATGCTTCCGGGCGTGCATATGGAGATCCTGACGGCGGCCGACACGAAGAAAAGCCGAGAGCTGACGATCGACCGCATCAAGCGAGGCGACGCCAACCTCATCATCGGCACACACAGCCTGATCGAACCGAGCGTCGAATTTGAAAGCCTCGGCCTCGTCATCATCGACGAACAGCATCGCTTCGGAGTGGAGCAGCGAGAGCTTCTGCGCCGTAAAGGCAAGAACCCCGATCTGATCGCCATGACGGCCACTCCGATTCCGCGATCGCTATGTTTAACCGTCTTCGCCGATCTTGAGCCCGTTTTATTGAAAGAAAAGCCCGCCGGACGCAAGCCCATCAAGACGATGTGGCTGACCGAAGAGCGCCGCAAGGGTATGTATCAGTCCATCCGCAATCATGTCTCGAAGGGACGTCAGTGCTACATCGTCTTTCCCGTCATCGACGAAAGCGAGAAGCTCGATCTGCGGGCCGCCACAGACGCCTGCGAAGAGCTGCGCACGGCGATCTTTCCTGAATTCAAGGTCGAGCTTCTGCACGGCAAGATGAAAGGGCCTGATCGCGAGCGCGTGATGAACGAGTTTCGCGCCGGACGCGTGCAGATCCTCGTCAGCACGACCGTCATCGAGGTCGGAGTAGACGTGCCCAACGCGACGATCATGGTTATCGAGCATGCCGATCGCTTCGGTATCTCGCAGCTGCATCAGCTTCGCGGACGTGTGGGCCGCGGAAGCGAAGAGTCCTTCTGCGTTCTCATGTCGGATAGCACGACCGATTCCGCCCGCGAACGCCTGCAGGCCCTGGTCGATAGCGAAGACGGCTTTGCGCTTGCCGAGGTCGATCTGAGGCTTCGCGGACCGGGCGAACTTCTGGGGCTCAAGCAACATGGTCTTCCCGGCTTCAAGCTTGCCGACTTCGTGAAGGATCGCACTCTTGTCGAGATTTCGTATGAGGATGCCCGCACCGGCGGCGATCTGACCGAGGCCGCCGTGCAGGCCATCCGTCATCGCTTCGAAGAAGGCGTCATCGTTTTTCCAAACTGA
- a CDS encoding peroxidase family protein: MADEITLTYEHEGAFSAESGSTILEASLKNGISHMHVCGGNARCSTCRVMVLDGMDNLEPQTDEEKKLARKKNFEEGIRLACQARIRGDARIRRLVMDDTDAEIAVSTSGPGGHEERLAILFSDIRDFTPFAERQLPYDIIHILNRYFKQMGSAIIDNGGHIDKYIGDGIMALFGLNGEPDAEKCRNAARAALEMVRGLHDVNEYVEKHFGEKFRIGIGLHFGRVVVGEVGHPKHREFTALGDGVNTASRIESTTKKANASILASEEFVTNACDTIKVGRVFLARLKGKAERKKLYELSACNENQLDGVMIIRRYLKGKMPLTITPKILRLAFHEAMTRGEFSKALSDEEAMEQLLADEDNEGLAPAISFINEVADGVARHELPTISPSELIYLSGAVAVELTGGPYIPIELPIEKKSVVEPSIQSPGIPREMEGFPALLIRFRRAGLDRKEMVALTGAHTLGKAHGRQFTENPYRFDNEYFRRLLRDDMSLSLAMLASDREFLKDEKTRQLVELYAGDEEFFFNDFRNAYLKMIRMA; the protein is encoded by the coding sequence ATGGCCGATGAAATCACTTTAACCTACGAACATGAAGGCGCATTCTCCGCAGAAAGTGGGAGCACGATTCTTGAGGCCTCTCTAAAGAATGGCATCTCGCATATGCACGTCTGCGGGGGTAACGCCCGCTGCTCTACGTGTCGGGTGATGGTGCTCGACGGGATGGACAACCTCGAGCCTCAAACCGATGAAGAAAAGAAGCTCGCACGAAAGAAGAATTTCGAAGAAGGCATCCGCCTTGCCTGCCAGGCGCGCATCCGCGGCGATGCTCGCATCCGTCGGCTTGTCATGGACGATACCGACGCCGAGATCGCCGTTTCAACGTCGGGCCCCGGTGGACATGAAGAGCGTCTGGCCATTCTTTTCAGCGATATCCGTGACTTCACTCCCTTTGCCGAACGCCAGTTACCCTATGACATCATTCACATCCTCAATCGCTATTTCAAGCAGATGGGGTCTGCTATCATCGACAACGGCGGTCATATCGACAAGTACATCGGCGACGGCATCATGGCCCTGTTCGGACTGAACGGCGAACCCGATGCCGAGAAGTGTCGCAATGCGGCAAGAGCCGCTCTTGAGATGGTACGCGGACTTCACGATGTTAACGAATACGTCGAAAAGCATTTCGGCGAAAAATTCCGCATCGGCATCGGGCTTCATTTCGGCCGGGTCGTCGTCGGCGAAGTAGGTCATCCCAAACACCGCGAATTCACCGCTCTTGGCGACGGCGTAAACACGGCCAGTCGCATTGAAAGCACGACGAAGAAGGCCAATGCCTCCATTCTCGCCTCTGAAGAATTCGTTACGAACGCCTGTGATACGATTAAGGTCGGCCGCGTATTTCTCGCACGCCTCAAGGGCAAGGCTGAGCGCAAGAAGCTCTATGAACTATCGGCCTGTAACGAGAACCAGCTCGACGGCGTAATGATTATCCGCCGGTACTTAAAAGGGAAGATGCCGTTAACCATCACGCCAAAAATTCTGCGGCTGGCTTTTCATGAGGCGATGACCCGCGGCGAATTCTCAAAAGCGCTCAGCGACGAAGAGGCGATGGAACAGCTACTGGCCGACGAGGATAATGAAGGCCTGGCTCCGGCCATTTCCTTTATTAACGAGGTGGCCGACGGCGTGGCAAGGCATGAGCTACCGACGATTTCGCCGTCAGAGCTGATCTATCTTTCCGGAGCCGTCGCCGTCGAGTTAACAGGCGGCCCCTACATTCCCATCGAGCTGCCCATCGAGAAAAAGAGCGTCGTCGAACCGTCGATTCAATCGCCCGGTATACCGCGAGAGATGGAAGGATTCCCGGCTCTGCTCATCCGCTTCAGACGAGCGGGGCTCGACCGCAAAGAGATGGTCGCTCTGACAGGCGCTCATACGCTTGGCAAGGCGCACGGTCGCCAGTTTACCGAGAATCCGTATCGCTTTGATAACGAGTATTTCAGGCGGCTTCTTCGCGACGATATGTCGCTCAGCCTTGCCATGCTTGCAAGCGATCGCGAGTTCTTAAAGGACGAGAAGACGAGGCAGCTTGTGGAGTTATACGCCGGCGATGAAGAGTTCTTCTTTAACGATTTCCGCAACGCCTATCTGAAAATGATCCGCATGGCCTGA
- a CDS encoding enoyl-CoA hydratase-related protein — protein MSSTTSFFEIEKIPEKRIAIVYLNRPDKRNSMSWEFWSGLPAVVDAIESDERIRAVVIAARGKSFTTGLDLEEFDGRFADRLRGETADTRMKLYDLIKEMQKGFQRMMKSDRIFISAVHRHCIGGGLDLICACDIRLGSKDAVVSLRETKVAIVADMGSLNLLPFIVGHGNARRMALTGADFDAAECHRMGLFDEVLEDRDAMMDRAVNLAEEIAANPAIVLKGTKQILNFMYNHTPDEGLDYVAVWNAAFLDSDDFRELMSAFKERRRPNYK, from the coding sequence ATGAGTTCAACGACCTCTTTCTTTGAAATCGAGAAAATCCCCGAAAAACGCATCGCCATCGTTTATCTCAACCGTCCCGATAAACGCAATTCCATGAGCTGGGAGTTCTGGTCGGGCCTGCCGGCCGTTGTCGACGCCATCGAGTCCGATGAGCGTATCCGTGCCGTCGTCATCGCCGCTCGCGGCAAATCCTTTACGACCGGGCTCGATCTCGAAGAATTCGACGGGCGTTTTGCCGACCGCCTGCGCGGCGAGACGGCCGATACGCGCATGAAGCTCTATGATCTGATCAAAGAGATGCAGAAGGGCTTTCAACGCATGATGAAAAGCGATCGCATTTTTATCTCAGCCGTTCATCGTCACTGCATCGGAGGAGGACTCGATCTGATCTGTGCCTGTGACATCCGCCTCGGTTCAAAGGATGCCGTCGTATCGTTGCGTGAAACAAAGGTCGCCATCGTCGCCGACATGGGTAGCCTGAATCTGCTTCCTTTTATCGTCGGTCATGGCAACGCCCGCCGTATGGCCCTCACAGGCGCCGACTTTGACGCCGCCGAATGTCATCGTATGGGTCTTTTTGACGAGGTTCTCGAAGATCGTGATGCCATGATGGACCGCGCCGTCAACCTTGCAGAAGAGATCGCCGCCAATCCAGCCATCGTTCTCAAGGGGACAAAGCAGATCCTGAACTTTATGTATAACCATACTCCTGACGAAGGCCTGGACTATGTCGCCGTCTGGAACGCCGCCTTTCTTGATAGCGACGATTTTCGTGAGCTGATGTCGGCCTTTAAAGAGCGACGAAGGCCGAATTACAAATAG
- a CDS encoding FKBP-type peptidyl-prolyl cis-trans isomerase: MKIERNRVVAIQYTLKDDAGTVIDSSEGKDPLRYLHGNNNLIPGLEKALEGHEAGKQLQVKVPPEEGYGPRAQEMVQEVPKNLFENEKIEVGMQFQVQGEDGIHILTIAEIRDDVVIVDGNHPLAGANLNFDVTVVSVREASPEEIAHGHVH; this comes from the coding sequence ATGAAAATCGAACGCAACCGTGTCGTTGCCATTCAGTACACGTTAAAGGACGATGCCGGTACGGTGATCGATTCTTCAGAAGGAAAAGATCCGCTTCGATATCTTCACGGGAATAATAATCTGATTCCCGGACTCGAGAAGGCGCTCGAAGGACACGAAGCCGGCAAGCAGCTCCAGGTCAAAGTTCCGCCCGAAGAAGGCTATGGACCGCGCGCTCAAGAGATGGTTCAAGAGGTTCCGAAAAATCTTTTCGAAAACGAGAAGATTGAAGTAGGCATGCAGTTTCAGGTTCAGGGCGAAGACGGCATTCACATCCTCACCATCGCCGAGATCCGCGATGACGTCGTCATCGTCGACGGCAACCATCCGCTTGCAGGAGCAAACCTTAATTTCGACGTCACCGTCGTTTCGGTGCGCGAAGCGTCTCCTGAAGAGATCGCTCACGGCCACGTACACTGA
- a CDS encoding RNA polymerase sigma factor, translating into MKQPGIDIAELFEQTRNMVFGLGMRLFRNPEEAADFSQDVYLRVMDKIDSFRGDSKPSTWVYSVAMHLGLNRLRRMKRIQFLPEDAEEPITEETPESLLTEALDRQETEERVQQELMNLPDSYRVPLLLLYYDRMSYREMSEKLGLPEGTLKSLVHRGKRILRDRLVKSTSPEG; encoded by the coding sequence AGGAATATGGTGTTCGGACTGGGGATGCGTTTATTTCGTAACCCCGAAGAAGCCGCCGATTTCAGCCAGGACGTGTATCTGCGCGTCATGGACAAGATCGATAGCTTTCGTGGAGACTCGAAGCCGTCGACATGGGTCTATTCGGTGGCCATGCATCTCGGGTTGAATCGGCTGCGCCGGATGAAGCGCATCCAGTTTCTTCCCGAAGATGCCGAAGAGCCGATCACGGAAGAGACGCCGGAAAGCCTGTTAACCGAGGCTCTGGACCGGCAGGAGACCGAAGAGCGCGTGCAGCAGGAGCTGATGAATCTTCCCGATTCTTACAGAGTACCTTTGCTGCTGCTTTATTATGACAGGATGTCTTACAGGGAAATGAGCGAAAAGCTCGGCCTTCCTGAAGGGACGCTGAAATCTCTGGTGCATCGCGGGAAGCGTATTCTCAGAGATAGACTTGTAAAATCAACGAGCCCGGAAGGCTGA
- the prfA gene encoding peptide chain release factor 1 — translation MSRLNLKEHLSRLLNRFDEVEAALADPVVLADPVRFRSLSSEHSRRRNDMADVRRYLELLKSKEEAEALLQGNDEELKQMAREELLTVEEELSSRAFDMESLLLDPDPNEGRGVIVEIRAGTGGEEAALFAGDLFRMYSRLCDREGLRLEMLSESESELGGFKEVIFSVEGASAWRLLHNEGGAHRVQRIPATESQGRIHTSAVTVAVLPEAEEDEVELDEKDLRVDVYRASGAGGQHVNKTESAVRLTHIPTGLVVTCQDERSQHKNRAKAMKVLRSRLKQMEEETRHKEMADLKKSQVKTGDRSERIRTYNFPQGRVTDHRVGVTLYNLAEFMEGNMNEILEALVRHEKEEQLEQLRRREIG, via the coding sequence ATGTCTCGTCTTAATCTGAAAGAGCATCTATCCCGCCTGCTCAATCGGTTCGACGAAGTTGAAGCGGCGCTTGCCGATCCGGTCGTTCTTGCCGATCCCGTTCGTTTTCGTTCTCTTTCTTCTGAGCACAGTCGCCGTCGCAACGACATGGCCGATGTGCGTCGGTATCTGGAACTTCTCAAATCAAAAGAAGAGGCCGAAGCGCTTCTTCAGGGTAACGATGAAGAGTTGAAACAGATGGCCAGAGAAGAACTTCTTACAGTCGAAGAAGAGCTTTCCAGTCGCGCATTTGATATGGAGTCGCTGCTGCTTGATCCTGATCCGAACGAAGGACGGGGCGTTATCGTCGAGATCCGCGCCGGAACAGGCGGCGAAGAGGCGGCGCTTTTTGCCGGCGATCTCTTTCGCATGTATTCGCGCCTCTGTGATCGCGAAGGCCTGCGTCTTGAGATGCTCTCTGAATCCGAATCAGAGCTGGGCGGATTCAAAGAGGTGATCTTCTCGGTCGAAGGCGCATCTGCCTGGAGGCTCCTGCATAATGAAGGCGGAGCGCATCGCGTGCAGCGCATTCCGGCGACGGAAAGTCAGGGGCGCATCCATACAAGCGCCGTCACCGTCGCCGTGCTTCCGGAGGCCGAAGAGGACGAGGTCGAACTCGACGAGAAGGATCTGCGCGTCGACGTTTACCGCGCAAGCGGCGCCGGCGGTCAGCACGTCAACAAGACCGAATCGGCGGTGCGTCTGACGCATATTCCGACGGGCCTTGTCGTGACCTGTCAGGATGAGCGATCGCAGCATAAGAACCGAGCGAAAGCAATGAAGGTTCTGCGTTCTCGCCTGAAGCAGATGGAAGAAGAGACCCGTCACAAAGAGATGGCTGATCTGAAGAAAAGCCAGGTGAAAACCGGGGATCGTTCGGAGCGCATCCGCACCTATAACTTCCCCCAGGGACGTGTGACGGATCATCGCGTGGGCGTTACCCTGTATAATCTGGCAGAGTTCATGGAAGGCAACATGAACGAAATCCTCGAAGCGCTTGTGCGGCACGAAAAAGAGGAGCAGCTGGAGCAGCTGCGCAGGCGCGAGATCGGCTGA
- a CDS encoding adenylate/guanylate cyclase domain-containing protein, whose translation MEEIKVKFLSSLRLKITAAFLMLSIALSVTLAFVSYRILEREFTIEVRDRLLQVVTLSAKTIDATTAARLADRLRAQNPNAGSATGDGKDTTDPSAGTNAAFAYADSIEKGADYKRLSEELNFIRDTKPELIRYAYIWIPSINEAEAVFLADADVLKLKEAAGRGEEVEEISHFGSTYDISTMPTAITALREMKAAVDDEFYFDEAYQIYSFTGYAPIRDVSGRPVAVLGLDVSSENMQVALRQVTRSSILVGIFAIVITSAISIWLGRLFTGPVLALNRIVLQFGQKDFSVRSHVQSADEIGVLSANFNNMADTILEYDRRMSRLLESFRRFVPFEFLHRLGKEDITEVFLGEQSGAEMTILFSDIRKFTTLSEGLGPDGTFRFINGYLERIGPAVREHQGFIDKYIGDGIMALFPARPEDALEAAFEICRRLRDFNDRREEAGEYPVRIGIGIHTGQIMLGTIGENQRMDTTVIGDTVNLSSRIEGLTKAFGVTVLVSEDTVDRMGTRDRFRHMGRVRVVGREEGVDVYEALDAPATSTLETDPKVRWVNREAFEMGVQHFAAGRMDDAYRVFKKLYHDEPTDRAVIAYLKRIIYYRKKGLPVPWDGIFRVASK comes from the coding sequence ATGGAAGAAATCAAAGTGAAATTCCTCTCCAGCCTTCGTCTGAAAATTACGGCCGCCTTTCTCATGCTCAGTATCGCTCTCAGCGTTACCCTGGCCTTCGTTTCCTATCGCATTCTTGAACGCGAATTCACGATCGAGGTCCGCGATCGGCTCTTGCAGGTCGTCACGCTCAGCGCGAAAACGATCGATGCGACGACTGCGGCGAGACTTGCAGACAGGCTTCGCGCGCAGAATCCCAATGCCGGATCAGCGACCGGCGACGGCAAAGATACGACCGATCCTTCTGCCGGCACGAACGCTGCCTTTGCTTATGCTGATTCTATAGAAAAGGGCGCTGACTATAAAAGACTGAGCGAAGAACTGAATTTTATTCGCGATACAAAGCCTGAGCTGATCCGCTATGCCTACATCTGGATTCCATCGATTAACGAAGCCGAGGCCGTATTTCTTGCCGACGCCGACGTGCTCAAATTAAAAGAGGCGGCCGGACGAGGCGAAGAGGTCGAAGAGATCTCTCATTTCGGATCGACCTACGATATCAGCACCATGCCGACCGCTATCACGGCCCTTCGCGAGATGAAGGCGGCCGTCGACGATGAATTCTACTTCGATGAGGCGTATCAGATCTACAGCTTCACCGGTTACGCGCCGATTCGCGACGTGAGCGGCCGTCCCGTCGCCGTGCTCGGTCTCGACGTTTCCAGCGAGAATATGCAGGTAGCGTTGCGTCAGGTAACGCGATCCTCCATTCTTGTCGGCATTTTCGCCATCGTCATCACCTCGGCCATATCGATCTGGCTGGGGCGCCTTTTTACAGGGCCTGTCCTTGCATTAAACCGCATCGTACTTCAGTTCGGCCAGAAGGATTTCAGCGTGCGCTCACATGTGCAATCGGCCGACGAAATCGGCGTGCTTTCGGCTAACTTCAACAACATGGCCGATACGATTCTCGAATACGACCGTCGCATGAGCCGGCTGCTGGAATCGTTCCGGCGTTTTGTGCCATTTGAGTTCTTGCATCGCCTCGGCAAAGAAGATATCACCGAGGTCTTTCTCGGCGAACAGTCCGGCGCCGAGATGACGATTCTATTCTCTGACATCCGCAAATTCACGACGCTTTCGGAAGGTCTCGGTCCCGACGGTACGTTCCGCTTTATCAACGGTTACCTCGAACGTATCGGCCCGGCGGTGCGCGAACATCAGGGCTTCATCGACAAGTATATTGGCGACGGCATCATGGCGCTCTTCCCCGCGCGCCCAGAAGACGCGCTCGAAGCGGCGTTTGAGATATGTCGCCGTCTGCGAGATTTCAACGATCGCCGCGAAGAGGCGGGCGAGTATCCGGTGCGCATCGGCATCGGCATCCACACCGGACAGATCATGCTCGGCACGATCGGCGAAAACCAAAGGATGGATACGACCGTCATCGGCGATACGGTGAATTTATCGTCGCGCATCGAAGGGCTGACCAAGGCCTTCGGCGTCACCGTGCTCGTCAGCGAAGATACGGTGGATCGTATGGGAACGCGCGACCGCTTCCGCCATATGGGGCGGGTACGCGTCGTCGGACGCGAAGAAGGCGTCGATGTGTACGAGGCACTTGATGCACCGGCGACGTCGACGCTGGAGACCGATCCGAAGGTGCGCTGGGTGAATCGCGAGGCCTTCGAGATGGGCGTGCAGCATTTTGCAGCCGGCAGAATGGACGATGCCTACCGTGTTTTCAAGAAGCTGTATCATGACGAGCCGACCGATCGAGCCGTCATCGCCTACCTAAAAAGGATCATCTACTATCGCAAGAAAGGTCTGCCCGTTCCCTGGGACGGCATCTTTCGCGTCGCTTCAAAATAG
- a CDS encoding anti-sigma factor family protein — translation MNERLVNDGHCLTMIRTDLLLLGAAEMRHIEGCSKCRTEYEIYQRLERAIATLPEAAMPEILRKQILAEILQPGYSLRHLLAALGIACLSPVLLSLLNLKAFFAPGLLASIYGGSGLLIVLLLMPIVHFLISRHRIDIDSLKDRIDDLLEKRA, via the coding sequence ATGAACGAACGACTGGTTAACGATGGCCATTGCCTGACGATGATCCGGACCGATCTGCTGCTGCTCGGAGCGGCAGAGATGCGGCATATTGAGGGCTGCTCAAAGTGCCGCACAGAATACGAGATCTACCAGCGACTCGAACGCGCCATTGCTACGCTGCCTGAAGCCGCGATGCCCGAGATTTTGCGTAAGCAGATTCTTGCCGAGATCCTGCAACCGGGGTATTCGCTTCGTCATCTGCTGGCGGCCCTTGGCATTGCCTGTCTCTCGCCTGTGCTGCTCAGCTTATTGAACCTGAAGGCCTTCTTTGCGCCAGGACTGCTTGCCAGTATCTATGGTGGAAGCGGACTGTTAATCGTTCTGCTTCTCATGCCCATCGTGCATTTTCTGATTTCTCGTCACCGCATCGATATCGATTCTTTGAAGGATCGCATCGACGATCTTCTCGAAAAAAGAGCATAA